Proteins encoded by one window of Bactrocera oleae isolate idBacOlea1 chromosome 4, idBacOlea1, whole genome shotgun sequence:
- the IntS1 gene encoding integrator complex subunit 1 isoform X8 produces MDRCKGVNISRGQKKSSGPMGNEFFALGAKSSREDTKKISSCKGNTMASDRKREATSAVSNASKKAKMIRFEESSGFTIHESWDQFAIECETTNLINAIKENLDQFDDNFLRIICGLIKQLMEPYTRNKADYVLYYSLFYLAKLKPHIFRKDILSSALLYILRRDVNIKIKQSSNSQAIASNLLTKGFYDRNNWPEHLIRIYIEDAINERTWADNDFCMPYIKNICFVFNTKIPPNNAMQLETPAFGGSVGQHREMQLCLEDDSGDGSSNTIESIGFGIDTDTPYLIFNRFSDIENAVEKMVVDAIKEQLNKRQQTDWYTRNFLKFLCSTAGLGEVRYLCITRLELWIHNGKLVKYAQQLLYYICYNIKENHTKDHEVLAILVKIRLKTKPSLNFFMFCIKEMITQQPNVLRLILKLVVQNELSNTRNPNNMGMLGKETLLFWRV; encoded by the coding sequence ATGGATCGGTGCAAAGGTGTTAACATTTCCAGAGGACAGAAGAAATCATCTGGACCGATGGGAAATGAATTTTTCGCTTTAGGCGCGAAAAGCAGTCGTGAGGATACtaaaaagatatcttcatgTAAAGGAAACACCATGGCTTCTGATCGTAAGCGTGAAGCTACTTCTGCCGTTTCGAACGCAAGCAAAAAGGCAAAAATGATACGTTTTGAAGAATCTTCGGGATTTACAATACACGAATCGTGGGATCAATTTGCAATTGAATGTGAAACTACGAATTTGATTAATGCAATAAAGGAAAATTTAGATCAGTTTGATGATAATTTTTTACGTATTATATGTGGATTAATAAAACAACTTATGGAGCCATATACTAGAAATAAAGCTGATTACGTGCTTTATTACAGTTTATTCTACTTGGCAAAACTAAAACcacatatttttagaaaagaTATTCTTAGTTCAGCTCTGCTCTATATATTACGTAGagatgtaaatattaaaataaagcaaagttCCAATTCTCAAGCAATTGCATCTAATTTACTAACCAAAGGATTCTATGATAGAAACAACTGGCCCGAACATTTAATTCGTATTTATATAGAAGATGCGATCAATGAACGAACATGGGCAGATAATGATTTTTGTAtgccatatataaaaaatatctgttttgtttttaacacgaaaattccCCCAAACAACGCAATGCAGCTTGAAACTCCAGCGTTCGGAGGGTCTGTGGGGCAACATCGAGAAATGCAGTTATGTTTAGAGGATGATTCAGGTGATGGAAGTTCAAACACTATTGAGTCTATTGGATTTGGAATCGATACAGATACcccttatttaattttcaatcgtTTCTCAGATATTGAAAATGCAGTGGAAAAAATGGTGGTAGACGCAATAAAAGAACAGCTAAATAAAAGACAGCAAACCGATTGGTAtacaagaaactttttaaagtttttatgttCCACAGCTGGTTTAGGCGAAGTTCGTTATCTTTGTATAACTCGACTTGAACTGTGGATCCATAATGGAAAACTTGTAAAATATGCCCAGCAGCTTTTGTActatatatgttataatattaaagaaaatcatACAAAGGACCACGAAGTATTGGCAATACTTGTCAAAATAAGATTAAAAACTAAGCCctctctaaatttttttatgttttgtattaaagAAATGATAACACAGCAACCTAACGTGCTTAGATTAATATTAAAGCTAGTGGTACAGAATGAACTGTCAAATACAAGAAATCCAAATAACATGGGAATGCTTG
- the IntS1 gene encoding integrator complex subunit 1 isoform X7 — protein MDRCKGVNISRGQKKSSGPMGNEFFALGAKSSREDTKKISSCKGNTMASDRKREATSAVSNASKKAKMIRFEESSGFTIHESWDQFAIECETTNLINAIKENLDQFDDNFLRIICGLIKQLMEPYTRNKADYVLYYSLFYLAKLKPHIFRKDILSSALLYILRRDVNIKIKQSSNSQAIASNLLTKGFYDRNNWPEHLIRIYIEDAINERTWADNDFCMPYIKNICFVFNTKIPPNNAMQLETPAFGGSVGQHREMQLCLEDDSGDGSSNTIESIGFGIDTDTPYLIFNRFSDIENAVEKMVVDAIKEQLNKRQQTDWYTRNFLKFLCSTAGLGEVRYLCITRLELWIHNGKLVKYAQQLLYYICYNIKENHTKDHEVLAILVKIRLKTKPSLNFFMFCIKEMITQQPNVLRLILKLVVQNELSNTRNPNNMGMLATEFSRILNL, from the coding sequence ATGGATCGGTGCAAAGGTGTTAACATTTCCAGAGGACAGAAGAAATCATCTGGACCGATGGGAAATGAATTTTTCGCTTTAGGCGCGAAAAGCAGTCGTGAGGATACtaaaaagatatcttcatgTAAAGGAAACACCATGGCTTCTGATCGTAAGCGTGAAGCTACTTCTGCCGTTTCGAACGCAAGCAAAAAGGCAAAAATGATACGTTTTGAAGAATCTTCGGGATTTACAATACACGAATCGTGGGATCAATTTGCAATTGAATGTGAAACTACGAATTTGATTAATGCAATAAAGGAAAATTTAGATCAGTTTGATGATAATTTTTTACGTATTATATGTGGATTAATAAAACAACTTATGGAGCCATATACTAGAAATAAAGCTGATTACGTGCTTTATTACAGTTTATTCTACTTGGCAAAACTAAAACcacatatttttagaaaagaTATTCTTAGTTCAGCTCTGCTCTATATATTACGTAGagatgtaaatattaaaataaagcaaagttCCAATTCTCAAGCAATTGCATCTAATTTACTAACCAAAGGATTCTATGATAGAAACAACTGGCCCGAACATTTAATTCGTATTTATATAGAAGATGCGATCAATGAACGAACATGGGCAGATAATGATTTTTGTAtgccatatataaaaaatatctgttttgtttttaacacgaaaattccCCCAAACAACGCAATGCAGCTTGAAACTCCAGCGTTCGGAGGGTCTGTGGGGCAACATCGAGAAATGCAGTTATGTTTAGAGGATGATTCAGGTGATGGAAGTTCAAACACTATTGAGTCTATTGGATTTGGAATCGATACAGATACcccttatttaattttcaatcgtTTCTCAGATATTGAAAATGCAGTGGAAAAAATGGTGGTAGACGCAATAAAAGAACAGCTAAATAAAAGACAGCAAACCGATTGGTAtacaagaaactttttaaagtttttatgttCCACAGCTGGTTTAGGCGAAGTTCGTTATCTTTGTATAACTCGACTTGAACTGTGGATCCATAATGGAAAACTTGTAAAATATGCCCAGCAGCTTTTGTActatatatgttataatattaaagaaaatcatACAAAGGACCACGAAGTATTGGCAATACTTGTCAAAATAAGATTAAAAACTAAGCCctctctaaatttttttatgttttgtattaaagAAATGATAACACAGCAACCTAACGTGCTTAGATTAATATTAAAGCTAGTGGTACAGAATGAACTGTCAAATACAAGAAATCCAAATAACATGGGAATGCTTG
- the IntS1 gene encoding integrator complex subunit 1 isoform X6, with product MDRCKGVNISRGQKKSSGPMGNEFFALGAKSSREDTKKISSCKGNTMASDRKREATSAVSNASKKAKMIRFEESSGFTIHESWDQFAIECETTNLINAIKENLDQFDDNFLRIICGLIKQLMEPYTRNKADYVLYYSLFYLAKLKPHIFRKDILSSALLYILRRDVNIKIKQSSNSQAIASNLLTKGFYDRNNWPEHLIRIYIEDAINERTWADNDFCMPYIKNICFVFNTKIPPNNAMQLETPAFGGSVGQHREMQLCLEDDSGDGSSNTIESIGFGIDTDTPYLIFNRFSDIENAVEKMVVDAIKEQLNKRQQTDWYTRNFLKFLCSTAGLGEVRYLCITRLELWIHNGKLVKYAQQLLYYICYNIKENHTKDHEVLAILVKIRLKTKPSLNFFMFCIKEMITQQPNVLRLILKLVVQNELSNTRNPNNMGMLVSFFGKSPNTSVGIVFGCTNFTSYYY from the coding sequence ATGGATCGGTGCAAAGGTGTTAACATTTCCAGAGGACAGAAGAAATCATCTGGACCGATGGGAAATGAATTTTTCGCTTTAGGCGCGAAAAGCAGTCGTGAGGATACtaaaaagatatcttcatgTAAAGGAAACACCATGGCTTCTGATCGTAAGCGTGAAGCTACTTCTGCCGTTTCGAACGCAAGCAAAAAGGCAAAAATGATACGTTTTGAAGAATCTTCGGGATTTACAATACACGAATCGTGGGATCAATTTGCAATTGAATGTGAAACTACGAATTTGATTAATGCAATAAAGGAAAATTTAGATCAGTTTGATGATAATTTTTTACGTATTATATGTGGATTAATAAAACAACTTATGGAGCCATATACTAGAAATAAAGCTGATTACGTGCTTTATTACAGTTTATTCTACTTGGCAAAACTAAAACcacatatttttagaaaagaTATTCTTAGTTCAGCTCTGCTCTATATATTACGTAGagatgtaaatattaaaataaagcaaagttCCAATTCTCAAGCAATTGCATCTAATTTACTAACCAAAGGATTCTATGATAGAAACAACTGGCCCGAACATTTAATTCGTATTTATATAGAAGATGCGATCAATGAACGAACATGGGCAGATAATGATTTTTGTAtgccatatataaaaaatatctgttttgtttttaacacgaaaattccCCCAAACAACGCAATGCAGCTTGAAACTCCAGCGTTCGGAGGGTCTGTGGGGCAACATCGAGAAATGCAGTTATGTTTAGAGGATGATTCAGGTGATGGAAGTTCAAACACTATTGAGTCTATTGGATTTGGAATCGATACAGATACcccttatttaattttcaatcgtTTCTCAGATATTGAAAATGCAGTGGAAAAAATGGTGGTAGACGCAATAAAAGAACAGCTAAATAAAAGACAGCAAACCGATTGGTAtacaagaaactttttaaagtttttatgttCCACAGCTGGTTTAGGCGAAGTTCGTTATCTTTGTATAACTCGACTTGAACTGTGGATCCATAATGGAAAACTTGTAAAATATGCCCAGCAGCTTTTGTActatatatgttataatattaaagaaaatcatACAAAGGACCACGAAGTATTGGCAATACTTGTCAAAATAAGATTAAAAACTAAGCCctctctaaatttttttatgttttgtattaaagAAATGATAACACAGCAACCTAACGTGCTTAGATTAATATTAAAGCTAGTGGTACAGAATGAACTGTCAAATACAAGAAATCCAAATAACATGGGAATGCTTG